The following coding sequences are from one Geodermatophilus normandii window:
- a CDS encoding fumarate reductase/succinate dehydrogenase flavoprotein subunit → MALELFTVGEPIADTKAPTDVPIGERWSERRFRAKLVNPANRRKLTVIVVGTGLAGGAAAATLGEAGYKVKSFWYQDSPRRAHSVAAQGGINAAKNYRNDGDSVHRLFYDTVKGGDFRARENNVHRLAEVSTAIIDQCVAQGVPFAREYGGLLDNRSFGGTQVSRTFYARGQTGQQLLYGAYQALERQMAAGTVEQHARTEMLDLIVVDGKARGIVARNLITGEISTHFADAVVLATGGYSNVFYLSTNAKGSNATAIWRAHKRGALFANPCYTQIHPTCIPVHGEYQSKLTLMSESLRNDGRVWVPKERGDTRDPRQIPEAERDYYLERIYPSFGNLVPRDIASRQAKNVCDEGRGVGPNGLGVYLDFAEAIERLGRPAIEAKYGNLFDMYAQITGEDPYEVPMRIYPAVHYTMGGLWVDYDLQSTIPGLFVIGEANFSDHGANRLGASALMQGLADGYFVLPNTINDYLASGPFDKVDDSNPAAIEALEGVRAQTERLLSINGNRTTASFHRELGRLMFDLCGMERSEESLRKALDRIPEIRQEFWTNVRVPGEAGRFNQSLEHAGRVADFIELAELMCVDALHRNESCGGHFRAESQTPDGEALRDDENFAYVAAWEWTPEGVPPVLHKEDLEFEYVHLAQRSYK, encoded by the coding sequence GACACCAAGGCCCCGACCGACGTCCCGATCGGTGAGCGCTGGAGCGAGCGCCGCTTCCGGGCCAAGCTCGTCAACCCGGCCAACCGCCGCAAGCTGACGGTCATCGTCGTCGGCACCGGCCTGGCCGGCGGCGCGGCCGCCGCCACGCTGGGCGAGGCCGGCTACAAGGTCAAGTCGTTCTGGTACCAGGACAGCCCGCGCCGCGCCCACAGCGTGGCCGCGCAGGGCGGCATCAACGCCGCCAAGAACTACCGCAACGACGGCGACTCGGTGCACCGGCTGTTCTACGACACGGTCAAGGGCGGCGACTTCCGCGCCCGCGAGAACAACGTGCACCGGCTGGCCGAGGTCAGCACCGCGATCATCGACCAGTGCGTCGCCCAGGGCGTGCCCTTCGCCCGCGAGTACGGCGGCCTGCTCGACAACCGCTCCTTCGGTGGCACCCAGGTGTCGCGGACGTTCTACGCCCGCGGCCAGACGGGCCAGCAGCTGCTCTACGGCGCCTATCAGGCCCTCGAGCGGCAGATGGCGGCCGGCACGGTCGAGCAGCACGCGCGCACCGAGATGCTCGACCTGATCGTCGTCGACGGGAAGGCCCGCGGCATCGTCGCGCGGAACCTGATCACCGGCGAGATCAGCACGCACTTCGCCGACGCCGTCGTGCTGGCCACGGGTGGCTACAGCAACGTCTTCTACCTGTCCACGAACGCCAAGGGCTCCAACGCCACGGCGATCTGGCGGGCGCACAAGCGCGGCGCGCTGTTCGCCAACCCCTGCTACACGCAGATCCACCCGACCTGCATCCCGGTGCACGGCGAGTACCAGTCCAAGCTCACGCTGATGAGCGAGTCGCTGCGCAACGACGGCCGCGTGTGGGTCCCCAAGGAGCGCGGTGACACCCGCGACCCGCGGCAGATCCCCGAGGCCGAGCGCGACTACTACCTCGAGCGGATCTACCCCTCGTTCGGCAACCTGGTCCCCCGCGACATCGCCTCGCGGCAGGCCAAGAACGTCTGCGACGAGGGCCGCGGCGTGGGCCCCAACGGGCTGGGCGTGTACCTGGACTTCGCCGAGGCCATCGAGCGGCTGGGCCGCCCGGCCATCGAGGCGAAGTACGGCAACCTCTTCGACATGTACGCCCAGATCACGGGTGAGGACCCCTACGAGGTCCCCATGCGGATCTACCCGGCCGTCCACTACACGATGGGCGGGCTGTGGGTCGACTACGACCTGCAGTCGACCATCCCGGGCCTGTTCGTGATCGGTGAGGCCAACTTCTCCGACCACGGCGCCAACCGGCTCGGCGCCAGCGCCCTCATGCAGGGCCTGGCCGACGGCTACTTCGTGCTGCCGAACACGATCAACGACTACCTGGCCTCCGGCCCGTTCGACAAGGTCGACGACAGCAACCCGGCCGCGATCGAGGCGCTCGAGGGCGTCCGCGCGCAGACCGAGCGGCTGCTGTCGATCAACGGCAACCGGACCACCGCGTCGTTCCACCGCGAGCTGGGCCGGCTGATGTTCGACCTCTGCGGCATGGAGCGCTCGGAGGAGAGCCTGCGCAAGGCGCTCGACCGGATCCCCGAGATCCGGCAGGAGTTCTGGACGAACGTGCGCGTCCCCGGCGAGGCCGGGCGGTTCAACCAGAGCCTCGAGCACGCCGGCCGCGTCGCCGACTTCATCGAGCTCGCCGAGCTCATGTGCGTCGACGCCCTGCACCGCAACGAGAGCTGCGGTGGGCACTTCCGGGCCGAGAGCCAGACCCCCGACGGGGAGGCCCTGCGCGACGACGAGAACTTCGCCTACGTCGCGGCCTGGGAGTGGACGCCGGAAGGCGTCCCGCCGGTCCTGCACAAGGAAGACCTCGAGTTCGAGTACGTCCACCTCGCACAGCGGAGCTACAAGTAG
- a CDS encoding succinate dehydrogenase/fumarate reductase iron-sulfur subunit has product MNLKLRVWRQRSAAEKGQMVTYEVTDVSPDMSFLEMLDVLNEQLILNGEDPVSFDHDCREGICGSCGVMINGRAHGNGLFDSHPQTATCQLHMRSFKDGDTIDVEPWRATAFPLIKDLAVDRSALDRIIQAGGYISAPTGTAPEAHSILVAKKDSDAAFDAATCIGCGACVAACPNASSMLFTSAKVVHLGLMPQGQPERNDRVVNMIHQQDLEGFGGCTNIGECSVSCPKGISMENISRLNHDLLGALRAGARPKS; this is encoded by the coding sequence ATGAACCTCAAGCTGCGTGTCTGGCGTCAGCGGAGCGCGGCAGAGAAGGGGCAGATGGTGACCTACGAGGTCACCGACGTCTCCCCGGACATGTCGTTCCTCGAGATGCTCGACGTGCTCAACGAACAGCTCATCCTGAACGGCGAGGACCCGGTCTCCTTCGACCACGACTGCCGTGAGGGCATCTGCGGGTCGTGCGGCGTCATGATCAACGGCCGCGCGCACGGCAACGGGCTGTTCGACAGCCACCCGCAGACGGCGACCTGCCAGCTGCACATGCGCTCGTTCAAGGACGGCGACACGATCGACGTCGAGCCGTGGCGCGCGACGGCGTTCCCCCTGATCAAGGACCTCGCCGTCGACCGGTCGGCCCTCGACCGGATCATCCAGGCGGGCGGCTACATCAGCGCCCCGACCGGGACCGCCCCCGAGGCGCACTCGATCCTGGTGGCCAAGAAGGACTCCGACGCCGCGTTCGACGCCGCGACCTGCATCGGCTGCGGCGCCTGCGTGGCGGCCTGCCCGAACGCGTCGTCGATGCTGTTCACGTCCGCGAAGGTGGTGCACCTGGGCCTCATGCCGCAGGGCCAGCCCGAGCGCAACGACCGCGTGGTCAACATGATCCACCAGCAGGACCTCGAGGGCTTCGGCGGCTGCACCAACATCGGGGAGTGCTCCGTCAGCTGCCCGAAGGGCATCTCGATGGAGAACATCTCGCGGCTCAACCACGACCTCCTCGGCGCCCTGCGCGCCGGTGCGCGGCCGAAGAGCTGA
- a CDS encoding thiolase family protein → MRDAVIVEAVRTPVGKGKPGGSLSGVHPVDLLAHTLETLVERAGLDAALVDDVVAGCVSQNGEQAANVARTAALAAGFPESVPGTTVDRQCGSSQQALSFAAQAVLSGAQDLVVAAGVESMSRVPMGSSVRGADPAGERFAARYPEGMVGQGISAELIAARWDLSRARLDEYAALSHQRAARAWADGRFDRQVVPVEARQADGSVALVTSDESVRPGTDVDVLSRLRPAFADDAMAARFPGIDWRVTPGNSSPLNDGAAALLVTTSERARELGLTPRVRIHTTTVVGDDPLLKLTAVVPATARVLQRAGLTLDDVDLFEVNEAFASVVLAWQAETGVPTEKLNVYGGGISIGHPLGASGARIATTLVDAMHDRGARYALQTMCEAGGLADATVFERL, encoded by the coding sequence GTGCGCGACGCCGTCATCGTGGAGGCCGTCCGGACGCCGGTCGGCAAGGGGAAGCCGGGCGGCTCGCTGTCCGGGGTGCACCCGGTCGACCTGCTCGCGCACACGCTGGAGACCCTCGTCGAGCGGGCCGGGCTCGACGCGGCGCTCGTCGACGACGTCGTCGCCGGCTGCGTGAGCCAGAACGGCGAGCAGGCGGCCAACGTGGCCCGCACCGCGGCGCTCGCGGCCGGGTTCCCGGAGTCGGTCCCCGGCACGACCGTGGACCGGCAGTGCGGCAGCAGCCAGCAGGCGCTCTCGTTCGCCGCTCAGGCGGTCCTCTCCGGCGCCCAGGACCTCGTGGTCGCCGCCGGCGTGGAGTCGATGAGCCGGGTCCCCATGGGCTCGAGCGTCCGGGGTGCCGACCCGGCGGGGGAGCGGTTCGCCGCGCGCTATCCCGAGGGCATGGTCGGCCAGGGCATCAGCGCCGAGCTCATCGCCGCCCGCTGGGACCTCTCCCGCGCCCGTCTCGACGAGTACGCCGCCCTCAGCCACCAGCGGGCCGCGCGGGCCTGGGCCGACGGGCGCTTCGACCGGCAGGTGGTCCCGGTCGAGGCACGGCAGGCCGACGGCTCGGTGGCGCTCGTGACCTCCGACGAGTCGGTGCGGCCCGGTACCGACGTCGACGTGCTGTCCCGGCTGCGCCCCGCCTTCGCCGACGACGCGATGGCCGCCCGGTTCCCCGGGATCGACTGGCGCGTCACCCCCGGCAACAGCAGCCCGCTCAACGACGGCGCCGCGGCGCTGCTGGTCACCACGAGCGAGCGGGCCCGCGAGCTGGGGCTCACCCCCCGGGTGCGCATCCACACCACCACGGTCGTCGGTGACGACCCGCTGCTCAAGCTCACCGCCGTCGTCCCGGCGACCGCCCGCGTGCTGCAGCGGGCCGGCCTGACCCTCGACGACGTCGACCTGTTCGAGGTCAACGAGGCCTTCGCCTCCGTCGTCCTCGCCTGGCAGGCCGAGACCGGCGTGCCTACGGAGAAGCTCAACGTGTACGGCGGTGGCATCTCCATCGGCCACCCGCTCGGGGCCAGCGGCGCCCGCATCGCCACGACGCTGGTCGACGCGATGCACGACCGCGGCGCCCGCTACGCCCTGCAGACGATGTGCGAGGCCGGCGGCCTGGCCGACGCCACCGTGTTCGAGCGCCTCTGA
- a CDS encoding winged helix-turn-helix transcriptional regulator, which produces MTALYDLADLPGRPCTIAAALELVGERWSLLVVREVSLGNHRFSDIARGTGAPRDRLTARLNALVAAGVLERRQYSDSPPRSGYHLTASGRDLLPVLQALLQWGDRWAAEEPPVRLTHAPGEHEEHTVDAEWVCRTCGEPVNSSRVERVLTPAGRALSGLPAEERREH; this is translated from the coding sequence GTGACCGCGCTCTACGACCTCGCCGACCTGCCCGGCCGCCCGTGCACCATCGCCGCCGCCCTGGAACTGGTCGGCGAGCGGTGGTCGCTGCTGGTGGTCCGGGAGGTCTCGCTGGGCAACCACCGCTTCAGCGACATCGCCCGCGGCACGGGCGCGCCCCGTGACCGGCTGACCGCGCGGCTGAACGCACTGGTCGCCGCCGGGGTGCTGGAGCGCCGGCAGTACAGCGACTCCCCGCCCCGCTCGGGTTACCACCTCACCGCGTCCGGCCGCGACCTGCTGCCGGTGCTGCAGGCGCTGCTGCAGTGGGGTGACCGCTGGGCCGCCGAGGAGCCGCCGGTGCGGCTCACGCACGCGCCCGGGGAGCACGAGGAGCACACCGTCGACGCCGAGTGGGTGTGCCGGACCTGCGGCGAGCCGGTCAACTCCTCGCGGGTCGAGCGCGTGCTCACCCCCGCCGGCCGGGCGCTGTCCGGGCTGCCCGCGGAGGAGCGGCGTGAGCACTGA
- a CDS encoding PaaI family thioesterase yields MSTETDPVTDPVTGPPAAWGEPRSRTVTWYDPMVTAAGGRERSGLETLQAVRDGVLPPAPIGALVQMDVVAVEEGRVEFGCTVDESVYNPIGVVHGGLVCTLLDTVAGCAVHTTLPQGVGYTSIELKVTYLRAVTQASGRLTAVGTVVKPGRRVAFAEGQVLDAAGKVVATASSSLLVFPLPV; encoded by the coding sequence GTGAGCACTGAGACCGACCCCGTGACCGACCCCGTGACCGGCCCACCCGCCGCCTGGGGCGAGCCGCGCTCCCGCACCGTCACCTGGTACGACCCGATGGTCACCGCGGCCGGCGGCCGGGAGCGCTCCGGGCTGGAGACGCTGCAGGCCGTGCGCGACGGCGTGCTGCCGCCGGCCCCGATCGGCGCGCTCGTGCAGATGGACGTCGTCGCCGTGGAGGAGGGCCGGGTCGAGTTCGGCTGCACGGTCGACGAGTCGGTCTACAACCCGATCGGCGTCGTGCACGGCGGGCTGGTGTGCACGCTGCTCGACACCGTCGCCGGGTGCGCGGTGCACACCACGCTGCCGCAGGGGGTCGGCTACACCTCGATCGAGCTGAAGGTGACCTACCTGCGGGCGGTCACCCAGGCCAGCGGGCGGCTGACCGCGGTCGGCACGGTGGTCAAGCCCGGCCGCCGGGTGGCCTTCGCCGAGGGGCAGGTCCTCGACGCCGCGGGCAAGGTCGTGGCGACGGCGTCGAGCTCGCTCCTGGTCTTCCCGCTGCCGGTCTGA
- a CDS encoding DUF6204 family protein, whose product MSRRTYRVIVRGVFDGLDDDRRAWLRDRAAAHDLFASAFTEEGSTTYDGALSAFSHRVVVHVDAGPGEEAEACTAGELSALRWLEDAGVGWRRLRSTATCTDDVRIRRR is encoded by the coding sequence GTGTCCCGCCGCACCTACCGCGTCATCGTGCGCGGCGTCTTCGACGGCCTCGACGACGACCGGCGCGCCTGGCTGCGCGACCGTGCCGCCGCGCACGACCTGTTCGCCTCCGCCTTCACCGAGGAGGGCAGCACCACCTACGACGGCGCGCTCTCGGCGTTCAGCCACCGCGTCGTCGTGCACGTCGACGCCGGGCCGGGGGAGGAGGCCGAGGCGTGCACCGCCGGGGAGCTGTCGGCGCTGCGGTGGCTCGAGGACGCCGGCGTCGGCTGGCGGCGGCTCCGCTCGACGGCGACCTGCACCGACGACGTGCGGATCCGGCGCCGCTGA
- a CDS encoding family 16 glycosylhydrolase — translation MELPCGDGGLLRGPRLLPAAVPPRRDAAVVPRRPPAPAGLGHPVRRLLRAGRQHGRPAAGAPRGARPRGAARALGLDAALRAAGDARPRDRDAAVDGRLVAGRARGLPGALRRAVRRGGVRRRRRPRRGRGIGHGRAPLPRPAAGRRLRRARPGIDVAEWHTYAVDWRPDGAAFSVDGEVVREVAVVPDYPVQSMVAVFDFPEKAVPGEPYVVPELVVDSFRGRNRVTAGRGRG, via the coding sequence GTGGAGCTCCCGTGCGGCGACGGCGGCCTGCTACGAGGTCCGCGACTCCTGCCTGCGGCTGTACCTCCCCGACGAGATGCCGCTGTGGTGCCCCGACGACCACCCGCCCCTGCGGGTCTCGGGCATCCAGTCCGGCGTCTTCTCCGGGCCGGTCGGCAGCACGGTCGGCCAGCAGCCGGTGCGCCCAGGGGCGCTCGTCCGCGAGGAGCAGCCCGCGCACTGGGGCTGGACGCCGCGCTACGGGCGGCTGGAGATGCGCGCCCGCGCGACCGTGACGCCGCGGTCGATGGTCGCCTGGTGGCTGGTCGGGCTCGAGGACTCCCCGGAGCGCTGCGGCGAGCTGTGCGTCGTGGAGGTGTTCGGCGACGCCGTCGACCCCGTCGCGGGCGCGGCATTGGGCATGGGCGTGCACCCCTTCCGCGACCCGCGGCTGGTCGACGACTTCGCCGCGCCCGCCCCGGGATCGACGTCGCCGAGTGGCACACCTACGCCGTCGACTGGCGGCCCGACGGCGCCGCGTTCTCCGTGGACGGCGAGGTCGTGCGCGAGGTGGCCGTCGTACCCGACTACCCGGTGCAGTCGATGGTCGCCGTCTTCGACTTCCCGGAGAAGGCGGTGCCGGGGGAGCCCTACGTCGTCCCCGAGCTCGTCGTCGACTCCTTCCGCGGGCGAAACCGGGTGACCGCGGGGCGGGGGCGCGGCTAG
- a CDS encoding inositol-3-phosphate synthase, which translates to MVGLGGAVATTAVAGLELLRVGAAGTDGLPLAGLQVAGGPVEETTGLVGYDSLVVRGWDLDGTDLRKAAEQHGVLDAHQLEQAGPALSALTPWPAAGDADFCRNVTGGNVVLAETRRAQVDAVRADLRRFREEESLDGLVLVNLASTERWPDPAAPALQTIEAFEAALDADDRAITPAMVYAYAAIAEGVGYVNFTPSLAADVPALVALAEQRGVPVAGKDGKTGQTMMKTVLAPAFRARALTVEGWYSTNILGNRDGLALDDPDSLNSKLQTKGSVLDSILGYPVEDHVVRIDYYRPRGDQKEAWDAIDLVGFLGQRMQIKVDFQCRDSILAAPLAVELARLTDLAQQRGEGGVQRHLGWFFKAPMTADGGVPEHAFHRQETTLLDWLAAGATSR; encoded by the coding sequence GTGGTCGGGCTCGGGGGTGCGGTCGCGACGACCGCGGTCGCGGGCCTGGAGCTCCTGCGGGTGGGGGCCGCCGGCACCGACGGCCTCCCGCTGGCCGGGCTGCAGGTGGCCGGCGGCCCTGTCGAGGAGACGACCGGCCTGGTCGGCTACGACTCCCTCGTCGTCCGCGGCTGGGACCTCGACGGCACCGACCTGCGCAAGGCCGCCGAGCAGCACGGGGTCCTCGACGCCCACCAGCTCGAGCAGGCCGGCCCGGCGCTGTCGGCGCTGACTCCCTGGCCGGCGGCCGGCGACGCCGACTTCTGCCGCAACGTCACCGGCGGCAACGTGGTGCTGGCCGAGACCCGCCGCGCGCAGGTCGACGCCGTCCGCGCCGACCTGCGCCGCTTCCGCGAGGAGGAGTCCCTCGACGGCCTGGTGCTGGTGAACCTCGCCTCCACCGAGCGCTGGCCCGACCCGGCCGCGCCGGCGCTGCAGACGATCGAGGCCTTCGAGGCGGCCCTCGACGCCGACGACCGGGCCATCACCCCGGCGATGGTGTACGCGTACGCGGCGATCGCCGAGGGCGTGGGCTACGTCAACTTCACGCCGTCGTTGGCCGCCGACGTCCCGGCGCTGGTGGCCCTCGCCGAGCAGCGCGGCGTCCCGGTCGCCGGCAAGGACGGCAAGACCGGCCAGACGATGATGAAGACGGTGCTGGCGCCGGCCTTCCGCGCCCGCGCGCTGACCGTCGAGGGCTGGTACTCGACCAACATCCTGGGCAACCGCGACGGCCTGGCCCTCGACGACCCCGACTCGCTCAACAGCAAGCTGCAGACCAAGGGCAGCGTCCTGGACTCGATCCTCGGCTACCCGGTCGAGGACCACGTGGTCCGGATCGACTACTACCGGCCGCGCGGGGACCAGAAGGAGGCCTGGGACGCCATCGACCTGGTCGGCTTCCTCGGGCAGCGCATGCAGATCAAGGTCGACTTCCAGTGCCGCGACTCGATCCTGGCCGCACCGCTGGCCGTCGAGCTCGCCCGCCTCACCGACCTCGCTCAGCAGCGCGGCGAGGGCGGCGTGCAGCGGCACCTCGGCTGGTTCTTCAAGGCCCCCATGACCGCCGACGGCGGCGTCCCCGAGCACGCGTTCCACCGCCAGGAGACGACGCTGCTCGACTGGCTGGCCGCGGGCGCCACCTCGCGGTGA
- a CDS encoding class I SAM-dependent methyltransferase: MDGIPFARAGRDDLRAEVAGLLAAGETDRARVLLLADADDWWTEPPPPPEQLARVPAARTLREAMDSLGMGRVADYFAHRWSDPTHLAGLALLQAHWPGDRPVVDVACGTGAHLRELSRRGVRDLLGVDVVWAKLWLARRFVCPEARYVCADLTAAPDLAVDRPAYVMCHDAFYFLRDKPAAAAAMRALAGDGGTVVVGHAHVADPHGEPLTPEGYAEVLGTGLLYDDEELTRSLLEGRPPRPAAPAGLRASEAVALVAGDPRGPAPDDLGEPLPPLAPNPLYRDGVLTWPNERYAAEYGPRSTYLPERWPDPLPADAARRRLLVDLPEAW; the protein is encoded by the coding sequence GTGGACGGGATCCCGTTCGCGCGGGCCGGCCGCGACGACCTGCGCGCGGAGGTGGCCGGGCTGCTGGCCGCCGGCGAGACCGACCGCGCCCGGGTGCTGCTGCTGGCCGACGCCGACGACTGGTGGACCGAGCCGCCGCCCCCGCCCGAGCAGCTGGCCCGCGTCCCGGCCGCGCGCACGCTGCGCGAGGCGATGGACTCCCTCGGCATGGGGCGGGTGGCCGACTACTTCGCGCACCGCTGGTCGGACCCCACGCACCTGGCCGGCCTGGCGCTGCTGCAGGCGCACTGGCCCGGCGACCGCCCGGTGGTCGACGTCGCCTGCGGCACCGGCGCGCACCTGCGCGAGCTGTCCCGCCGGGGCGTGCGCGACCTGCTGGGCGTCGACGTCGTCTGGGCCAAGCTGTGGCTGGCGCGGCGCTTCGTCTGCCCCGAGGCCCGCTACGTGTGCGCCGACCTCACCGCGGCCCCGGACCTCGCCGTCGACCGGCCGGCCTACGTCATGTGCCACGACGCCTTCTACTTCCTGCGCGACAAGCCGGCCGCCGCGGCGGCGATGCGCGCGCTGGCCGGGGACGGCGGGACCGTCGTGGTCGGGCACGCGCACGTGGCCGACCCGCACGGCGAGCCGCTGACGCCGGAGGGCTACGCCGAGGTGCTCGGCACCGGCCTGCTCTACGACGACGAGGAGCTGACCCGCTCGCTGCTCGAGGGCCGCCCGCCGCGACCGGCCGCCCCCGCCGGCCTGCGCGCCAGCGAGGCCGTGGCCCTCGTGGCCGGGGACCCGCGGGGGCCGGCGCCGGACGACCTCGGCGAGCCGCTGCCGCCGCTGGCCCCCAACCCGCTCTACCGCGACGGCGTGCTGACCTGGCCGAACGAGCGCTACGCCGCCGAGTACGGCCCGCGCTCGACGTACCTGCCGGAGCGCTGGCCGGACCCGCTGCCCGCCGACGCCGCCCGCCGCCGGCTGCTCGTCGACCTGCCGGAGGCGTGGTGA
- a CDS encoding Gfo/Idh/MocA family protein, translating to MTVGWGIAGCGWVARDHALPALLAVDGARVVALHDLDPAAMARMPVEGAARTTDLAEFLATPGLDAVYVAVPNAGHRPLVEAAAAAGRAVLCEKPLAADAGDAQALVDACADAGVLLGTAYDQRWHPAHARLRELVPELGTVTAVRIVYCCWLPGDWTPDGRPHDNWRVDPARAGGGAAIDLAPHGLDLTGTLLGEDVTALSALLQTRVHDYGVDDGALLTGTTGSGVLVSLHVAFNTPDALPRRRLEVVGTRGMAVAVDTMGQTAGGSLTLYRPDPVDVPFADTPPFEAQFAAFTDAVAGRARWPYDPARDLALHRLLLTALDGGNP from the coding sequence GTGACCGTCGGCTGGGGCATCGCCGGCTGCGGCTGGGTGGCCCGCGACCACGCGCTGCCCGCGCTGCTCGCCGTCGACGGCGCCCGGGTGGTGGCGCTGCACGACCTCGACCCGGCGGCGATGGCGCGCATGCCGGTCGAGGGAGCCGCCCGGACGACGGACCTGGCGGAGTTCCTGGCCACCCCCGGGCTCGACGCCGTCTACGTGGCGGTGCCCAACGCCGGGCACCGGCCGCTCGTGGAGGCGGCCGCCGCGGCTGGCCGCGCGGTGCTGTGCGAGAAGCCCCTGGCCGCCGACGCCGGCGACGCGCAGGCCCTGGTCGACGCGTGCGCCGACGCCGGCGTGCTGCTCGGCACCGCCTACGACCAGCGCTGGCACCCGGCCCACGCCCGGCTGCGCGAGCTGGTGCCCGAGCTCGGCACGGTCACCGCGGTGCGCATCGTCTACTGCTGCTGGCTGCCCGGGGACTGGACGCCCGACGGCCGCCCGCACGACAACTGGCGGGTCGACCCCGCCCGCGCCGGCGGCGGCGCCGCCATCGACCTCGCGCCGCACGGCCTGGACCTCACCGGCACGCTGCTCGGCGAGGACGTCACCGCGCTGTCGGCGCTGCTGCAGACCCGGGTGCACGACTACGGCGTCGACGACGGCGCGCTGCTCACCGGCACCACCGGCAGCGGCGTGCTGGTGAGCCTGCACGTCGCGTTCAACACCCCCGACGCGCTCCCCCGCCGTCGCCTGGAGGTGGTCGGCACGCGCGGCATGGCGGTCGCCGTCGACACCATGGGCCAGACGGCGGGAGGCTCGCTGACGCTGTACCGCCCCGATCCGGTGGACGTGCCGTTCGCCGACACCCCGCCGTTCGAGGCGCAGTTCGCCGCCTTCACCGACGCGGTCGCGGGCCGCGCACGGTGGCCGTACGACCCCGCCCGCGACCTCGCCCTGCACCGCCTGCTCCTCACCGCTCTCGACGGAGGGAACCCATGA
- a CDS encoding MBL fold metallo-hydrolase, with product MTSPSVASRSVPTAIDRATDPAADDGARHGASQVDTNPYRGLLPDLPAFACTNCGHWQRWPAPGPQVCPVCADVRNALPEHGFEFVTDKQADELVTGFWRPAPVDGVTEFGTEPRFGLDSRGWVIESDIGLVGFECAPWYTAEMLAELRRMAAESGGFPVLASSHVHGYGALWQLQQELEPRVVCVNVHDLVWTKAFRVTWPADDVLELAPGLTLHRTGGHFAGHSVLHDSRRGVLFCGDSLKVDLSPDGEPVALSAHKAFHAQIPLSHGELREMLAVVAELDFGAVATPFEMVPGVTTDHVVHLVQRLLSGPPDAAPVALAEL from the coding sequence ATGACCTCCCCATCCGTGGCCTCCCGGTCCGTGCCCACGGCCATCGACCGGGCCACCGACCCCGCCGCCGACGACGGCGCGCGGCACGGCGCCAGCCAGGTCGACACCAACCCCTACCGCGGCCTGCTGCCCGACCTGCCCGCCTTCGCCTGCACCAACTGCGGGCACTGGCAGCGCTGGCCCGCGCCCGGGCCGCAGGTCTGCCCGGTCTGCGCCGACGTCCGCAACGCGCTGCCCGAGCACGGCTTCGAGTTCGTGACCGACAAGCAGGCCGACGAGCTGGTCACCGGCTTCTGGCGGCCGGCCCCGGTCGACGGCGTCACCGAGTTCGGCACCGAGCCGCGCTTCGGCCTCGACAGCCGCGGCTGGGTGATCGAGTCCGACATCGGCCTGGTCGGCTTCGAGTGCGCGCCCTGGTACACCGCCGAGATGCTCGCCGAGCTGCGCCGCATGGCCGCCGAGTCGGGCGGCTTCCCGGTGCTGGCGTCGAGCCACGTGCACGGCTACGGCGCGCTGTGGCAGCTGCAGCAGGAGCTCGAGCCGCGGGTGGTGTGCGTCAACGTGCACGACCTCGTGTGGACCAAGGCCTTCCGCGTCACCTGGCCGGCCGACGACGTCCTCGAGCTCGCGCCGGGCCTGACGCTGCACCGCACCGGAGGCCACTTCGCCGGGCACTCGGTGCTGCACGACTCCCGCCGCGGGGTCCTCTTCTGCGGCGACTCGCTCAAGGTCGACCTCTCCCCCGACGGCGAGCCGGTGGCGCTGAGCGCGCACAAGGCGTTCCACGCGCAGATCCCGCTGTCGCACGGGGAGCTGCGCGAGATGCTCGCCGTCGTCGCGGAGCTGGACTTCGGCGCCGTCGCCACGCCGTTCGAGATGGTCCCCGGCGTCACCACCGACCACGTCGTCCACCTGGTGCAGCGGCTGCTGTCCGGGCCGCCGGACGCCGCTCCCGTCGCCCTGGCCGAGCTGTGA